From Nicotiana tabacum cultivar K326 chromosome 22, ASM71507v2, whole genome shotgun sequence, one genomic window encodes:
- the LOC107799756 gene encoding uncharacterized protein LOC107799756, which yields MTRISLLRYFCKDISCFAISRPCSAITIRDYSSSQSNTSISSAKGKCRFDNVKCVDDAVSLFRRMVRTQPLPSVFDFSKLLKTMVNMKHYSAVLSIFRQMLKLGIPINDFILNIAINSYCLIHRSDCGFSVLAIYLKSGIPFDVVTFSTLLRGLFAENKIKDAVNLFKMLVRENICEPNEFMYSIVMNGLSKRGHTQKTFDLLRVMEQGSTKPNAYIYSIVIDALCKDRMLDAAISLFEEMKQKGIPPNVVTYSSLIDGFCKFGQWEKVRTLFSEMVNLKIYPNVHTLTIVTDGLCKEGKVEDAEEVMRHMIGKGIEPDVITYNVIIDGYCLRGQMDSARRLFDSMIGKSIKPGIVSFNTLINGYCKNNKLDDAMDLFHEISRNRLEPSIVTYNTILQSLFEVGRIDFAQKFFVEMLSIGLKPDLCTNRILLSGYFQNGLLEKAISLFHELEVKREDTDIELYNILINGLCKHGLFDKARVIFEKLSLIGLFPNVMTYNIIIKGFCLEGFLDEAKNMLRIMEENGCSPNNFTYNVILRGFLKFSKINEMTTFLKEMTERDFSFDASTVELLIDVIAKDPSLLNMIPQFHSGSKK from the coding sequence ATGACGAGAATTTCTCTGCTGCGTTACTTTTGCAAAGATATCTCATGCTTTGCTATTTCACGCCCTTGTTCGGCAATAACAATCAGAGATTATTCTTCTTCTCAGAGCAACACATCTATTTCTTCGGCAAAGGGTAAATGCAGGTTTGATAACGTCAAGTGCGTAGATGATGCCGTGAGTCTTTTCCGTCGAATGGTAAGAACGCAGCCTCTTCCTTCGGTTTTTGACTTCTCGAAATTATTAAAGACTATGGTAAATATGAAGCATTACTCTGCTGTTCTTTCCATTTTTCGACAAATGCTGAAATTAGGCATCCCAATTAATGATTTTATCTTGAATATAGCAATTAACAGTTATTGCCTAATTCATCGATCTGACTGCGGATTTTCAGTGTTAGCCATTTACTTGAAGAGTGGCATTCCATTTGATGTCGTCACCTTTAGCACCCTGCTAAGGGGTCTCTTTGcagaaaataagataaaagatgCGGTTAACTTGTTCAAAATGTTGGTGAGAGAGAATATTTGTGAGCCTAATGAATTCATGTATTCAATTGTCATGAATGGGCTTAGCAAAAGGGGTCATACTCAAAAAACTTTCGATTTGCTTAGGGTAATGGAGCAAGGAAGCACTAAGCCCAATGCATACATCTATAGCATTGTTATAGATGCCCTATGCAAAGATAGGATGTTAGATGCTGCTATTAGCCTTTTTGAAGAGATGAAACAAAAAGGCATTCCTCCAAACGTTGTCACATATAGTTCATTGATTGATGGTTTCTGTAAGTTTGGTCAGTGGGAAAAGGTTAGGACTTTGTTCTCTGAAATGGTAAATCTTAAGATTTATCCAAATGTGCACACCTTGACTATAGTGACTGATGGACTTTgcaaagaagggaaagttgaagATGCTGAGGAGGTAATGAGACATATGATTGGAAAAGGTATAGAGCCAGATGTGATCACCTACAATGTAATAATTGATGGATATTGCTTGCGCGGTCAAATGGATAGTGCAAGGAGACTTTTTGATTCAATGATAGGTAAGAGCATTAAGCCTGGCATTGTTAGCTTTAACACTTTAATAAATGGATACTGTAAGAACAATAAATTGGATGATGCCATGGATTTGTTTCATGAAATTTCTCGAAACAGATTGGAACCTAGCATTGTTACCTACAATACTATCTTGCAAAGTCTATTTGAAGTTGGAAGGATTGATTTTGCGCAAAAATTCTTTGTTGAGATGCTATCTATAGGGCTCAAACCTGATTTATGCACTAATCGCATTTTGCTCAGTGGTTATTTCCAAAATGGGCTACTTGAGAAAGCTATATCGCTATTTCATGAGTTGGAAGTAAAGAGAGAAGATACTGATATTGAACTTTATAATATTCTAATTAATGGATTGTGCAAACATGGCCTGTTCGACAAAGCTCGTGTTATTTTTGAGAAGCTTTCTCTAATTGGATTGTTTCCTAATGTGATGACATACAATATAATTATAAAGGGATTTTGTCTAGAAGGATTCTTAGATGAAGCTAAAAATATGCTAAGAATAATGGAGGAGAATGGTTGTTCGCCAAACAATTTCACCTACAATGTTATTCTACGAGGATTCCTCAAGTTTAGCAAAATCAATGAAATGACAACTTTTTTGAAGGAAATGACCGAAAGGGACTTCTCATTTGATGCAAGTACCGTAGAGTTACTAATAGATGTTATAGCGAAGGATCCTTCTTTGCTTAACATGATACCACAGTTTCACTCGGGAAGTAAGAAATGA